In Pseudofrankia saprophytica, one genomic interval encodes:
- a CDS encoding DLW-39 family protein, with product MMRKLALIAAVASAAALAARWRRDKGEQIDLWREATSASTGQD from the coding sequence ATGATGCGCAAGCTTGCGTTGATCGCCGCGGTGGCCAGTGCCGCCGCGCTGGCCGCCCGCTGGCGCCGGGACAAGGGCGAGCAGATCGATCTGTGGCGGGAGGCGACCTCCGCCAGCACCGGCCAGGACTGA
- a CDS encoding polyamine ABC transporter substrate-binding protein: MTTHDSSDRPGAHQAPAPATLGTAAAGGAKEDHSRTSFGSAVDPALLRGLTQPRLGRRDVFRLGGLAGAAALLAACGVKGEKKDDSASVAPSDFWAGKTKTNTLDFSNWPLYIDVSDDGKSNPSLDKFKADTGIKVNYREDIQDNESYFGKVRPSLAAGKSIGADLIVITNGIFLDKFIQLGYLAPLDQAKLPTFAANADASVKNPSYDPGNKYTVAWQSGLTGIAYDPDKTGREITSYEDLFDPKFAGHVGMFGDNLDLPNLALVGIGVNPEKSTPDDWKKAAEKLNKQRTDGIVRKYYTQDYIDALASGDLWISMAWSGDVYQQVAEGKNLRFVVPKEGGILWTDNLCIPITAQHPVDAITYMDYVYKPEIAAMLAEYINYITPVPSAKQDVSPALADSPLIFPSESDLAKTHRFRVLTTDEETEWNKIFQPVYQS; the protein is encoded by the coding sequence GTGACGACTCACGACAGCTCGGACCGTCCCGGCGCGCACCAGGCGCCCGCCCCCGCGACCCTCGGGACAGCGGCCGCCGGAGGTGCGAAAGAAGATCATTCTCGCACCTCCTTTGGCTCAGCCGTCGACCCGGCGCTCCTGCGCGGGCTGACCCAGCCCAGGCTGGGCCGTCGCGACGTCTTCCGGCTGGGTGGCCTCGCCGGCGCGGCCGCGTTGCTGGCCGCCTGCGGGGTCAAGGGCGAGAAGAAGGACGACTCGGCCAGCGTCGCGCCCAGCGACTTCTGGGCCGGCAAGACCAAGACCAACACGCTCGACTTCTCGAACTGGCCGCTCTACATCGACGTGTCGGACGACGGGAAGTCCAACCCGTCGCTGGACAAGTTCAAGGCCGACACGGGGATCAAGGTCAACTACCGCGAGGACATCCAGGACAACGAGTCGTACTTCGGCAAGGTCCGGCCGAGCCTCGCCGCCGGGAAGTCGATCGGTGCCGACCTGATCGTCATCACCAACGGCATCTTCCTCGACAAGTTCATCCAGCTCGGCTATCTCGCGCCGCTCGACCAGGCGAAGCTGCCGACGTTCGCGGCGAACGCGGACGCCAGCGTGAAGAACCCGTCGTACGACCCGGGGAACAAGTACACGGTCGCCTGGCAGTCCGGCCTCACCGGCATCGCGTACGACCCGGACAAGACCGGCCGGGAGATCACCAGCTACGAGGACCTGTTCGACCCGAAGTTCGCGGGCCACGTCGGCATGTTCGGTGACAACCTCGACCTGCCGAACCTGGCGCTCGTCGGCATCGGGGTGAACCCGGAGAAGTCCACCCCGGACGACTGGAAGAAGGCCGCCGAGAAGCTGAACAAGCAGCGCACCGACGGCATCGTCCGCAAGTACTACACGCAGGACTACATCGACGCACTGGCGTCCGGTGACCTGTGGATCTCGATGGCGTGGTCCGGGGACGTGTACCAGCAGGTCGCGGAAGGCAAGAACCTGCGGTTCGTCGTGCCCAAGGAGGGCGGGATCCTCTGGACCGACAACCTGTGTATCCCGATCACCGCCCAGCACCCGGTCGACGCGATCACCTACATGGACTACGTGTACAAGCCGGAGATCGCCGCGATGCTGGCCGAGTACATCAACTACATCACCCCGGTGCCGTCGGCCAAGCAGGACGTCTCCCCGGCGCTCGCCGACTCGCCGCTGATCTTCCCGAGCGAGAGTGACCTCGCGAAGACCCACCGTTTCCGCGTCCTCACCACCGACGAGGAAACCGAGTGGAACAAGATCTTCCAGCCGGTCTACCAGTCGTGA
- a CDS encoding ABC transporter permease yields the protein MTAESAAPVAPAPGAPGPRGRRRGGRWRSPLAPYLLALPGGLWLAIFFVVPMLVMLSVSLQTGNVVDGFAQTFHFAVYPDAIRQYSDQFIRSFVYGGICTVLCVVLAYPMAYWIAFHGGRRRSTYLFLVLLPFFVSFVIRTVSWKFLLADDGVLLGNLKDLGLLPGDFRVLATSTAVIGGLTYNSFPFMLLPIYVALERMDPKLLEAADDLYAGRAAVFGRVVLPLSMPGVFAGVLLTFVPATSDYVNASILGGTGDTMIGNIIQTTFLTNADYPLASAISFILMVILLIGIFVYARVLGTRDVFEMGTR from the coding sequence GTGACCGCCGAGTCCGCGGCCCCCGTCGCCCCTGCCCCGGGGGCCCCTGGCCCCCGGGGCAGGCGGCGGGGCGGGCGGTGGCGCTCGCCGCTGGCCCCGTACCTGCTGGCGCTGCCGGGCGGGCTGTGGCTCGCCATCTTCTTCGTCGTCCCGATGCTGGTCATGCTCTCGGTCTCCCTGCAGACCGGGAACGTCGTGGACGGCTTCGCGCAGACCTTCCACTTCGCGGTCTACCCCGACGCGATCAGGCAGTACTCCGACCAGTTCATCCGGTCCTTCGTCTACGGCGGGATCTGCACCGTCCTGTGCGTCGTGCTCGCCTACCCGATGGCGTACTGGATCGCCTTCCACGGCGGACGGCGCCGCTCGACCTACCTGTTCCTGGTCCTGCTGCCGTTCTTCGTCTCGTTCGTGATCAGGACGGTCTCCTGGAAGTTCCTGCTGGCCGACGACGGCGTGCTGCTGGGCAACCTGAAGGACCTTGGCCTGTTGCCGGGTGACTTCCGGGTGCTCGCCACCTCGACGGCGGTCATCGGGGGCCTGACCTACAACTCGTTCCCGTTCATGCTGCTGCCGATCTACGTCGCCCTGGAGCGGATGGACCCGAAGCTGCTCGAGGCCGCCGACGACCTCTACGCGGGCCGGGCGGCGGTGTTCGGCCGGGTGGTGCTGCCGCTGTCGATGCCCGGCGTGTTCGCCGGGGTGCTGCTCACCTTCGTGCCCGCGACCTCGGACTACGTCAACGCCTCGATCCTCGGCGGCACGGGCGACACGATGATCGGCAACATCATCCAGACCACGTTCCTGACGAACGCGGACTATCCGCTGGCGTCCGCGATCTCGTTCATCCTGATGGTGATCCTGCTCATCGGGATCTTCGTCTACGCGCGCGTGCTGGGCACCCGCGACGTCTTCGAGATGGGCACCCGATGA
- a CDS encoding DedA family protein, protein MTTSIAANTLALPAFLNADTLAKAGLVAILILVFAESGLLIGFFLPGDSVLFTFGMLIARGEVSTPIWVACLLIGLAAAAGDQTGYLFGRKVGPTLFRRPSSRLFKQENVEKAHAFFERHGPQSIVLARFVPVIRTFTPIIAGVSRMNYRTFVMYNLVGAVLWGCGVTALGYFLGQIGFIRNNIEAILVLIVLISVVPIGFEVLRARRSAKRRAGAGAAARSERGDDALYETLGDDEVLPMGHDTTQVLVRSRLRPSVQPSTAPPRRAAGGGRHRR, encoded by the coding sequence GTGACCACCTCGATCGCGGCGAACACGCTTGCCCTGCCCGCCTTCCTGAACGCCGACACCCTGGCCAAGGCCGGCCTCGTGGCGATCCTGATCCTCGTGTTCGCCGAGTCGGGACTGCTCATCGGCTTCTTCCTGCCGGGCGACTCGGTGTTGTTCACGTTCGGCATGCTGATCGCGCGCGGCGAGGTCTCCACCCCCATCTGGGTCGCCTGCCTGTTGATCGGCCTGGCGGCCGCGGCCGGTGACCAGACCGGCTACCTGTTCGGCCGCAAGGTCGGCCCCACGCTGTTCCGCCGCCCGAGCTCTCGGCTGTTCAAGCAGGAGAACGTCGAGAAGGCGCACGCCTTCTTCGAGCGGCACGGCCCCCAGTCGATCGTGCTGGCCCGCTTCGTGCCGGTGATCCGCACCTTCACGCCGATCATCGCCGGCGTGAGCCGGATGAACTACCGCACGTTCGTCATGTACAACCTGGTCGGTGCCGTGCTCTGGGGCTGCGGCGTCACCGCCCTCGGGTACTTCCTCGGCCAGATCGGCTTCATCCGGAACAACATCGAGGCGATTCTCGTCCTCATCGTCCTGATCTCGGTGGTCCCGATCGGCTTCGAGGTCCTGCGCGCCCGCCGCTCGGCCAAGCGCCGCGCTGGCGCTGGCGCCGCCGCCCGCTCTGAGAGAGGCGACGACGCGCTCTACGAGACGCTGGGGGACGACGAGGTACTTCCCATGGGCCACGACACGACCCAGGTCCTCGTCCGCTCGCGTCTTCGCCCGTCCGTCCAGCCGTCGACCGCGCCGCCCCGCCGGGCCGCCGGTGGCGGCCGCCACCGGCGTTGA
- a CDS encoding maleylpyruvate isomerase N-terminal domain-containing protein, with protein sequence MATETRSGTREPGIPPSARETHVTPAGSGYVPSPVPHDLLAGVATGHRRLLALASAVDDHVVARPSLLSGRTVGHVLSHLAHDADTHAGLFEGASEAATVARRAVQAETRPATDLDAAALRPAAVIRDDLARAIVALERAWDRTHVDVWRTGLAYHRGAPTSLADLVFARWREVEVHLVDLGLVDKGGPGWADLPATYVDAEWAWSAARLPGRLPPEVTVLLAPGDRPSRACGAGPRVVTVRASTQETLRWLLGRLPTAAIPADWPPLAPSS encoded by the coding sequence GTGGCCACCGAGACTCGGTCCGGCACCCGGGAGCCGGGCATCCCACCGTCCGCCCGGGAGACGCACGTCACGCCCGCCGGCTCCGGCTACGTCCCCTCGCCGGTCCCGCACGACCTGCTCGCGGGCGTGGCCACCGGGCATCGGCGGCTGCTCGCCCTCGCCTCGGCCGTCGATGACCACGTCGTCGCCCGCCCGTCGCTGCTTTCCGGCCGGACCGTCGGGCACGTGCTGAGCCACCTGGCTCACGACGCCGACACCCACGCCGGGCTGTTCGAGGGGGCGTCCGAGGCCGCGACGGTCGCGAGGCGGGCAGTCCAGGCCGAGACGAGGCCGGCCACGGACCTGGACGCGGCCGCCCTCCGACCGGCGGCGGTGATCCGCGATGACCTGGCAAGGGCCATCGTGGCGCTCGAACGCGCCTGGGACCGCACCCACGTCGATGTCTGGCGGACCGGGCTCGCTTACCACCGAGGGGCACCGACGAGCCTGGCCGACCTGGTCTTCGCGCGCTGGCGTGAGGTCGAGGTACATCTCGTCGACCTCGGGCTCGTCGACAAGGGCGGTCCTGGCTGGGCCGACCTGCCGGCGACCTACGTCGACGCCGAGTGGGCGTGGAGCGCGGCGCGCCTGCCGGGACGGTTGCCACCGGAGGTCACCGTGCTGCTGGCGCCGGGCGACCGGCCGTCACGCGCCTGCGGAGCCGGTCCACGGGTGGTCACCGTGCGGGCCTCGACCCAGGAGACGTTGCGCTGGCTGCTCGGTCGCCTGCCCACGGCGGCCATCCCGGCGGACTGGCCGCCGCTCGCTCCCTCGAGCTGA
- a CDS encoding AAA family ATPase, which produces MITMALFNNKGGVGKTTLTFHLAHMLARQGHRVLAVDLDPQANLTAQFLDEDELATLWQEQPAAGAPANGGIGSTASSAPRRLDILGGGRRPRIAAGTGTIATAIAPIMEGVGDVALFDPVSVDDNVWLLPGDVDLSVFEDKLSAAWPNSFLGKDVAALRTTTALHRVVDHGGRAIRAEIVLIDVGPNLGAINRAALLSADTVLMPIGADLFSLRGLRNLGPTLRDWRSTWQGMVLPKVPDRIAAPRALMMPIGYVIMQPASGRDRPVRAYDRWLDRIPEVFATSVLGTQRADPFDKSFEIANLPHYQALMPLAQDARKPMFELRAGDGALAAAQTQVRKCYQEFRDLAVNVRERLRYLDPTLPRLPVSATGTRQ; this is translated from the coding sequence TTGATCACGATGGCGCTGTTCAACAACAAGGGTGGCGTGGGCAAGACCACGCTGACCTTCCATCTCGCGCACATGCTGGCGCGCCAGGGGCACCGTGTGCTCGCCGTCGACCTCGACCCCCAGGCGAACCTGACCGCGCAGTTCCTCGACGAGGACGAGCTCGCGACGCTGTGGCAGGAGCAGCCCGCCGCCGGCGCTCCGGCGAACGGCGGGATCGGCTCGACGGCGTCCTCGGCCCCGCGGCGCCTCGACATCCTCGGCGGCGGGCGACGCCCGCGGATCGCCGCCGGCACGGGGACCATCGCGACGGCGATCGCGCCGATCATGGAAGGTGTCGGGGACGTAGCGCTGTTCGACCCGGTATCCGTCGACGACAACGTCTGGCTGCTGCCCGGCGACGTCGACCTTTCCGTCTTCGAGGACAAGCTGTCGGCGGCCTGGCCGAACAGCTTCCTCGGCAAGGACGTCGCAGCGCTGCGTACGACCACCGCGCTGCACCGGGTCGTCGACCACGGCGGGCGCGCGATTCGCGCCGAGATCGTGCTCATCGACGTCGGACCGAACCTCGGCGCGATCAACCGGGCCGCGCTGCTGTCCGCGGACACCGTGCTGATGCCGATCGGCGCCGACCTGTTCTCGCTGCGCGGCCTGCGCAACCTGGGCCCGACGCTGCGGGACTGGCGCTCGACCTGGCAGGGCATGGTGCTGCCGAAGGTGCCCGACCGCATCGCCGCGCCGCGCGCCCTCATGATGCCGATCGGCTACGTCATCATGCAGCCGGCCTCGGGGAGAGACCGGCCGGTGCGGGCGTACGACCGTTGGCTCGACAGGATCCCCGAGGTGTTCGCGACGTCGGTGCTCGGCACCCAGCGCGCCGACCCGTTCGACAAGTCGTTCGAGATCGCGAACCTGCCGCACTACCAGGCGCTGATGCCGCTGGCGCAGGACGCCCGCAAGCCGATGTTCGAACTGCGGGCGGGCGACGGCGCCCTTGCCGCGGCGCAGACCCAGGTCCGCAAGTGCTACCAGGAGTTCCGCGATCTGGCGGTGAACGTGCGCGAGCGGCTGCGTTACCTCGACCCGACCCTGCCCCGTCTCCCTGTCTCCGCCACCGGTACCAGGCAGTAG
- a CDS encoding ABC transporter ATP-binding protein, with protein sequence MSTQVSTTVPTGGTGDTSPAIELVGVAKEYMSRRGAVSAVETIDLRITEGEFFSLLGPSGCGKTTTLRMIGGFEEPSRGQILLHGLDVTSVPPNKRDVNLVFQSYALFPHLDVAGNVAFGLKRKGVARGEVRRRVGEILDLVELGALADRRPRELSGGQQQRVALARALVNRPRALLLDEPLGALDLKLRQTMQIELKRIQREVGITFVYVTHDQSEALTMSDRIAVMNKGRIEQLAAPRELYERPRTRFVAGFIGVSNVMRRTVRTVTTEGTGRVATLDTGVDERMMIDVVPELGEVSTGSVVELSVRPEKIEMTAERPDGDVCILRGRVTEVVYLGTNTTYTVFTPGGDELTVFWQNSADASDLASRGDEVWLSWRSDHFCALAPGGADQVPTTG encoded by the coding sequence CTGTCCACCCAGGTGTCCACGACGGTGCCCACGGGTGGAACGGGTGACACCTCGCCCGCGATCGAGCTGGTCGGCGTCGCGAAGGAGTACATGTCGCGCCGCGGCGCGGTGAGTGCCGTCGAGACCATCGACCTGCGCATCACCGAGGGCGAGTTCTTCTCCCTGCTCGGCCCGTCCGGTTGCGGCAAGACGACCACGCTGCGCATGATCGGCGGGTTCGAGGAGCCCAGCCGTGGCCAGATCCTGCTGCACGGCCTGGACGTGACGTCCGTCCCGCCGAACAAGCGCGACGTCAACCTGGTCTTCCAGAGCTACGCGCTCTTCCCGCACCTCGACGTCGCGGGCAACGTCGCGTTCGGCCTCAAGCGCAAGGGCGTCGCCCGCGGCGAGGTACGCCGCCGGGTTGGCGAGATCCTCGACCTGGTCGAGCTCGGCGCGCTCGCCGACCGCCGGCCCCGGGAGCTGTCGGGCGGCCAGCAGCAGCGAGTCGCGCTCGCCCGCGCGCTGGTCAACCGGCCGCGGGCCCTGCTGCTCGACGAGCCGCTCGGCGCGCTGGACCTCAAGCTGCGCCAGACCATGCAGATCGAGCTGAAGCGGATCCAGCGCGAGGTCGGGATCACGTTCGTCTACGTGACGCACGACCAGAGCGAGGCGCTGACCATGTCGGACCGCATCGCCGTCATGAACAAGGGCCGGATCGAGCAGCTGGCCGCGCCGCGTGAGCTCTACGAGCGGCCGCGCACCCGGTTCGTCGCCGGCTTCATCGGCGTCTCGAACGTCATGCGCCGCACCGTGCGCACGGTGACCACCGAGGGGACCGGTCGGGTCGCGACGCTCGACACCGGCGTGGACGAGCGAATGATGATCGACGTGGTTCCCGAGCTGGGCGAGGTGTCCACCGGCTCGGTGGTCGAGCTCTCCGTCCGCCCCGAGAAGATCGAGATGACCGCCGAGCGACCGGACGGGGACGTCTGCATCCTGCGCGGGCGGGTCACCGAGGTCGTCTACCTGGGCACCAACACCACCTACACGGTGTTCACGCCGGGGGGTGACGAGCTCACGGTCTTCTGGCAGAACAGCGCGGACGCGAGCGACCTCGCGAGCCGTGGCGACGAGGTGTGGCTGTCCTGGCGGTCGGACCACTTCTGCGCGCTGGCGCCGGGGGGCGCCGACCAGGTGCCCACCACCGGCTGA
- a CDS encoding YbhB/YbcL family Raf kinase inhibitor-like protein, whose translation MSLADRALAPDPLDLLPPAPGFAVASTDLTDGEPLPLAQVHSSAGGEDLSPQLSWSGFPAETASFVISCYDPDAPTGSGFWHWVLVDVPASVTELATGAASGDLTGLPAGAYHVACDWGTKNYGGAAPPAGDRPHRYVFVVHAVDVPKLEINDAVSPAVVGFNLAFHTLARGVLRATYQH comes from the coding sequence ATGTCGCTGGCCGACCGCGCACTGGCGCCGGACCCGCTCGACCTGCTGCCGCCCGCTCCCGGCTTCGCCGTGGCGAGCACGGACCTGACCGACGGCGAGCCGCTGCCCCTGGCCCAGGTGCACAGCAGCGCCGGTGGGGAGGACCTCTCTCCGCAGCTGTCCTGGTCCGGGTTCCCGGCCGAGACGGCCAGCTTCGTCATCAGCTGCTACGACCCGGACGCGCCGACGGGCTCCGGGTTCTGGCACTGGGTGCTCGTCGACGTCCCGGCCTCGGTCACCGAGCTCGCGACCGGCGCGGCCTCGGGCGACCTCACCGGTCTGCCCGCGGGCGCCTACCACGTGGCGTGCGACTGGGGGACGAAGAACTACGGCGGCGCGGCACCGCCGGCGGGCGACCGCCCGCACCGGTACGTGTTCGTCGTCCACGCGGTGGACGTGCCGAAGCTGGAGATCAACGACGCGGTCTCGCCCGCCGTCGTGGGCTTCAATCTCGCGTTCCACACGCTGGCCCGCGGCGTCCTGCGAGCGACCTACCAGCACTGA
- a CDS encoding response regulator transcription factor: MINVLVVDDHPVVLTGLTALIGSDPQLSVFGTARSAAAARELPGDHGPTVAVVDLQLPDGDGISLGVELRRRWPALRVLVLTMHADDATVIQSLASGLNGYLLKDADPEDVLAAIHSAAGGSLVVGRGVSAVVVAAAASAPRTDALAALHARDLELLDLMVEGMPVSHIAARLYLAPKTVRNRISELLRKLAVTSREEAVSLGRAAGRGSNSHYRY; this comes from the coding sequence ATGATCAACGTACTCGTCGTCGATGACCATCCCGTCGTCCTCACCGGCCTCACCGCGCTCATCGGATCCGATCCCCAGCTGTCCGTGTTCGGGACGGCCCGATCCGCCGCGGCCGCTCGGGAGCTGCCCGGTGATCACGGACCGACTGTCGCCGTGGTGGACCTGCAGCTGCCGGACGGCGACGGTATCTCCCTCGGCGTCGAACTCAGGCGACGATGGCCGGCGCTGCGTGTACTCGTCCTCACCATGCACGCCGACGACGCCACCGTGATCCAGAGTCTCGCGAGCGGCCTGAACGGCTATCTCCTCAAGGACGCCGACCCCGAGGACGTCCTCGCCGCGATCCACTCCGCCGCCGGCGGCTCTTTGGTCGTCGGGCGAGGCGTCAGCGCCGTCGTGGTCGCCGCAGCCGCATCGGCCCCGCGGACCGATGCCCTCGCGGCATTGCACGCGCGAGACCTGGAGCTCCTGGACCTCATGGTCGAGGGCATGCCTGTCTCCCACATCGCCGCGCGTCTCTACCTGGCTCCCAAAACCGTCCGAAATCGGATCTCGGAACTGCTGAGAAAGCTGGCAGTCACCTCACGCGAGGAGGCCGTCTCGCTAGGACGAGCGGCAGGCCGCGGCAGCAACAGCCACTACCGGTACTGA
- a CDS encoding ABC transporter permease gives MSTAAPGASAAAAAATATATAEATATSTTPKGRPRARRPRGRLGEHLLRFYTWVILLWLVAPIISMIVFSFNDTHSKQNNTWQGFTLTWWKRIGAIPDLTTALENSLTIALLSTLIATVLGTMIGMAIGKHAFRGKGAVNLLLFANIAAPEVVLGASLLSLFITLGIPRGYLTILIAHAMFNIAYVAVVVSTRLASYDLSLEEAARDLGAGPFATFRLVTLPIIFPGVMSGALLAFSLSIDEYIMTQFNAGGTLTFPLWVFGATRVGVPPQVNVMATIIFMGGVLLAVLGATIGRGRRPRPPAEDTASVPA, from the coding sequence ATGAGCACGGCCGCGCCCGGTGCCTCGGCTGCGGCCGCGGCCGCCACTGCCACGGCCACGGCAGAAGCCACGGCCACGTCCACGACGCCGAAGGGCCGGCCCAGGGCCAGGCGTCCGCGCGGCCGGCTCGGCGAGCACCTGCTGCGGTTCTACACCTGGGTGATCCTGCTGTGGCTGGTCGCGCCGATCATCTCGATGATCGTCTTCAGCTTCAACGACACGCACAGCAAGCAGAACAACACGTGGCAGGGATTCACCCTCACCTGGTGGAAGCGCATCGGCGCCATTCCCGACCTGACCACCGCGCTGGAGAACTCGCTCACGATCGCGCTGCTGTCGACCCTCATCGCGACCGTGCTCGGCACGATGATCGGCATGGCGATCGGCAAGCACGCGTTCCGCGGCAAGGGCGCCGTGAACCTGCTGCTGTTCGCCAACATCGCCGCGCCCGAGGTGGTGCTCGGCGCGTCACTGCTGTCGCTGTTCATCACGCTTGGCATCCCGCGCGGATACCTGACGATCCTCATCGCGCACGCGATGTTCAACATCGCGTATGTCGCGGTGGTGGTCAGTACGCGGCTGGCCAGCTACGACCTGAGCCTCGAGGAGGCGGCCCGCGACCTGGGCGCCGGTCCGTTCGCGACGTTCCGGCTGGTCACGCTGCCCATCATCTTCCCGGGCGTCATGTCGGGTGCGCTGCTCGCGTTCTCGCTGTCGATCGACGAGTACATCATGACGCAGTTCAACGCGGGCGGGACGCTCACGTTCCCGCTGTGGGTCTTCGGGGCGACCAGGGTCGGCGTCCCGCCGCAGGTGAACGTGATGGCCACGATCATCTTCATGGGCGGTGTGCTGCTCGCCGTCCTGGGCGCGACCATCGGCCGAGGCCGGCGCCCTCGACCACCGGCCGAGGACACAGCCAGCGTTCCGGCCTGA
- a CDS encoding sensor histidine kinase, translated as MALVARAVGLAVEAEHARRDVARERDAERKRVMGDLHDGLGPVLAGMSMRVQATLRSAPPSEHTELLTDLARDLAVCRTDLRRIVAGIAPSTLDDGDLAAALDRLVESFQRVAGAPQLTHEIALDEQMPSAMQVAVYRCVAEGVTNALRHAAASTIDVKVATCRGDVLVEVSDDGVGSQAVPGVGLSSLAQRASSLGGALTITAITPRGMRMRMILPTTEPAGT; from the coding sequence GTGGCCCTCGTCGCGCGCGCCGTCGGGCTTGCGGTCGAAGCCGAGCACGCCAGGCGGGACGTCGCCCGTGAACGGGATGCCGAGCGCAAGCGGGTCATGGGCGACCTGCACGACGGACTAGGCCCGGTACTAGCTGGAATGAGCATGCGGGTGCAGGCGACACTGCGCTCCGCTCCGCCGTCGGAACACACCGAACTGTTGACCGATCTTGCTCGCGACCTGGCCGTTTGCCGCACCGACCTGCGGCGCATCGTCGCCGGCATCGCGCCGTCCACCCTCGACGACGGCGACCTCGCGGCGGCCCTGGACCGGCTGGTCGAGTCGTTCCAACGCGTAGCAGGAGCTCCCCAGCTCACGCACGAGATCGCGCTGGACGAACAGATGCCCTCGGCCATGCAAGTAGCCGTCTACCGCTGCGTCGCGGAGGGCGTGACCAATGCGCTTCGTCATGCGGCGGCCTCGACGATCGACGTGAAGGTCGCGACTTGCCGTGGCGATGTCCTTGTCGAGGTCAGCGACGACGGAGTCGGCAGCCAGGCGGTCCCCGGTGTAGGCCTCTCGTCCCTGGCGCAACGCGCCAGCAGCCTGGGTGGCGCGTTGACGATCACCGCCATCACCCCGAGGGGAATGCGCATGCGAATGATCCTGCCCACCACCGAACCGGCCGGAACATGA
- a CDS encoding P-II family nitrogen regulator has product MKLVTAILRPHRVADVRAALTTFGIHGMTTSQVTGYGMELWRTSSYRGQAFHDETVSNVRLEIVTDDADAEDVVNVILRSAASTASGAGKVWITPVHTLARVRTGERGTDAL; this is encoded by the coding sequence GTGAAGCTTGTCACCGCAATTCTCCGCCCGCACCGGGTGGCCGACGTGCGCGCCGCGCTGACCACTTTCGGTATTCATGGCATGACTACTAGCCAGGTAACCGGTTACGGTATGGAACTTTGGCGTACCAGTTCGTATAGGGGGCAGGCCTTCCACGACGAGACCGTCAGTAACGTTCGGCTGGAGATCGTCACCGACGATGCCGACGCGGAGGACGTCGTCAACGTCATCCTGCGCTCGGCCGCGAGTACCGCGAGCGGTGCCGGGAAGGTCTGGATCACCCCGGTCCACACGCTGGCCAGGGTGCGTACCGGCGAGCGTGGTACCGACGCGCTCTGA